Within the Anguilla rostrata isolate EN2019 chromosome 6, ASM1855537v3, whole genome shotgun sequence genome, the region ACCTCAAGGGAAGAAGTCTCAGATTAATGTAATTAGGGACTGGGAATGTGTGGGTGCGGGGAAGTTTGTTTTTATGGAATCTTCCCATTTCCTTCTTCAAATTTTGCTCAATACCATCCCACACGTGTCTaacttttgcattttgcagCTGCTCATTATTATGTGGCTTATGGCAATCGTTCTTCCCCTCTACCTCTTTGAGTGGACATACAATAATTTCTTTAATTGGatttaaagccaaaggaggatACTTTGAGgtaagtttttattttggtttattattcaataaatgtgtgatttaactgaattcttctctacctgaagttttttttattttatttttttttaaaggtggaCTAATATTTGGCCTGTGCAGTAGTAGCTGTGTTAAGTCACTTGGATAtctgtgtctgctaaatgcttaaatgtaaTAACGAAGCAAATCCAAAGCTTACCCTCTGCATGATCTCCCTCTCCACGATGCTGTCCTCATTGGAGAACATCTCAGACACGGGCCTCTCTTTGACTGGCTCCTTTCTCACGCGCTCCTTGACGCTGGTTAGGTCAGGCTCAGAGATGGAGGGACCCAGGCCGGCACTGTTGAGGCTGGCCTGCTGTTCGGAGCGCGCTAGGGCCCCAGCACCACCCTGATTGTGGCCTGCTTTGGTCATCCGGGCCCGCGCTGCCTCCTCGGCCGCCGCATGGTTCCTTTGCCGCAGAGTGTTGTTGCTAACTGCCCTCCGGGGTCCAGGGTACTCAGGGGGGGGCTTGTTGGGGATTTTTGCCAGGGCAGCCTGCAGCTGGGCACCAATGTCCTCATTGAGCCCTGGAATCCGAACATCCAAGTCGggcgtctcctcctcctcttcctcactctcgCTGCTGTGGACAAGCATGGTGGCATTGGAGAGGGTCTTTTTATGCTGGTAAATATCTTCAGGGGCTTTCGACGGGGCCATTTCAGGGGCTggctggggaggagagggagccaCCTGCTCCCTCACTGTGTTCCTGCGAGGCAGGGGGGCGTTGAGAGTCTTGAGGGCCATGGCCTCCATGCCCCGTACCATACTGCTGATCACCTCCAGGCTGTGGCGCTTGCCGAGGGCCGAATGGCGCTTGGCAGCTGTAAGGGGTTCACTGACCTCCTGGACCATGGACTGTCGAACCACCGTCGAGCTATCCGGCTGGAAGGTCTTGACCGACAGCTGCACCTTGCGACTGACGAGCTCCGGGCTACTGCCCCCCATGCACTTGTGGCGGTGGCTGGCCAGGTCAGGGGTGCTAGTGGCTGGCCGGAAGGAGGGGTAAGGGGGCGGTGGGCGGGACAGGTGATTCCGCAGCATGTGGGTGGCATTGCTGTAGCCCTGGGCACACTGCTGCTTGGTGTTGGCCAGCTCTGGGGTGCTGACTGTGTGCGAGATGGCACTACCCGCCGAAGCCTGGCCACCGGCTGTCACCACGCAACTTGGGCTCGCCTGTGCCAAGGTAGCCACGGGCTTGCTGTAGCTCACCTGGGGGCCGTAAGGGCCCGGGTAGTGGCCCCGCTCCCTCATCTCAGGCTGGCTATACACCAGGGCCTCGGGCTGGCGGTAGGCGAAGGTGTTACTGATGTTGAGGCTCCGCAGGGACTGGCTGTGGCAGTCAGCGGCAGGCAGCAGGCGGCACTTCTGCCGCATGACGGCATCGTACTCCGGTGTGGGCCGGTAGGAGGGGGCAATAATGGCGCTGTGCCGGTGGCTGGGGATGTTGTCGGGGCGCATGACGTCGCTGCTGGGGATGCTGAGGTTGGACGACATAGGCGAGGCATGGATGGAGTTCATGCTGGGTGTGCTGTACACGCTTCCATTGGGGACTGTTCCATTCCGGAAGCCAAATTCTACTGGGCATCGATCCAGGCTTGTCTCCGACTTGTAATAGGGGTCATCATGGAAAATACTGTCTGTGAAagggaaagaggggaaaacaaaactaaatagCATTTCTTTACGAGTGTATTATAACATCATACAAAGTGATAAGACCAGCCTATTCAGCCCATCAAAGTGTATTACCGGACTTGTGATATACATTTCtcatataaatattttcttatttattatttttcacagcaACAGCATAGTACCATGATGAGCAAACTGATCTGAACCTGAgcggttgcaggttcaattcccaggtggggcactgccgtcATACCCTCGAGTAAGGCgcttaaccagaattgcttcagtaaaatatccagctgtataaatgtgttgTACGGAAATAAAAGTAATGTGCATTGTGTCCACTGAATAAGTGCAAGATACGGTCAAGACTGGAAATCTGAGTTATGTATAGTTGCACTAACAAAAAAGAATCAGTCACACATGGGTTCCTTACATCAGTGGTATGTGGTTGGTATCTGAATACTTTTTAACTGACTTTAACTGATTAGTTTCTCTAGAACACAGGGTGAGTAGTGGAAAGTCCAAACTTACAGTGCACATTTAAGTCACACAACTCTTCAGCCTCTAACATAATATGTGCCTTGGTGGGTGGGTACTGTGATTACCACTTAATTAATCAacttttgttatttaattaataggTCTCACCATATGGCCACATTGTATGAATgggaattaattttaatgtgtgGATGTGGATAGctgattaaatgaatgaatgtaccTTGCGAACTCTGAGTTTCCTGGTAATGTTCTGCATACTGGGAGTGCATAGGCTGGATGATGCAGGACTGTGGCCTTGGCTACcgagacaaaaaaagagagaatcaATCAAACTTCAGTTCATGTAAAGAAGGTGATGAGGTCACAACTATGAGGGGTTCCATTTGGGTCAACAAAATGGGAGTTTGGCTGCATAGTTGTGACcgcaaaataattcaaatttaagGTACATGTGCTCATTCTAAAGCCAAAATTATCCACAAGGGACAAAGAACTTATTTGTTCTGAAATTGGTTCTGGTCATATGAAATTAAGCACAGTAGCCCTGAAGCATCCTCTAAAAACCCAATACAGATACAGTATACAAGGGCTTAAGAATAACCATATACTGCCAATGTGTTGTTTTATCCATGTCAAAGCTCTGCTGCAAAGCAGAGGGGAAAACATTCCATTGCATTCCTTCCTGAACCAAAGGGTTAAAATGCAACAATAATTGAAATAAGTCTGATAATCAGAAAACACATGGGGTTTTTATGAAAAGCTATTGTGCCCCATTTAGAATCATTGTTTTACCagtgagggaaaaaatgaaatcactgCCTCCATTGTAATTGCGGAAATCAATCTCTCAAATGCAAGGTCACCAAGGCTGGAATACAGCAACCAGAAAGGCTATAATTCATGCTTCAGACTCTGTTTTTCAAAGGTTAACCCAAACCAACCGTTACCACCCACATTTCAAAATCCTTTGTCCCATCCAAAAATATAATTGCCTTTTGTGTTCCAAATTCCAAACAGTCCTTCACTGGATGCTACAGAACAGTGACTAGTGCATGACATTTGAACCTGAGgcttatttaataataaaataaaaataaataaataaatatatatatatttttttttattaaataggCCTcaga harbors:
- the LOC135256951 gene encoding tyrosine-protein phosphatase non-receptor type 14-like isoform X2, which translates into the protein MPFRLKPWRTRRYVLSKNCFVTRIRLLDNNVIECTLSVESTGQECLEAVAQRLELRETHYFGLWFHTKAQWHRWVELEKALKKQLDKFGNEPLLFFGVMFYVPNVSRLEQEVTRYQYYLQVKKEVLDGRLQCTVEQGIRLAGLAVQADFGDFNQFHSQDFLREYVLFPVTWSHVDEVLEEWTHKVAEEHKSHCGMQPAEAELLYIKEVEKLDGFGQESFAAKDNYTNDIYIGVSFIGVFVKHRNGRSIMLHRWKDIGNIAHNKSAITVEITSKDDTIMFHTDDMEMAKYISTLFTARHKFYKQNKICAEPAHSPAPIRRRPTWNRSSLPRPQSCIIQPMHSQYAEHYQETQSSQDSIFHDDPYYKSETSLDRCPVEFGFRNGTVPNGSVYSTPSMNSIHASPMSSNLSIPSSDVMRPDNIPSHRHSAIIAPSYRPTPEYDAVMRQKCRLLPAADCHSQSLRSLNISNTFAYRQPEALVYSQPEMRERGHYPGPYGPQVSYSKPVATLAQASPSCVVTAGGQASAGSAISHTVSTPELANTKQQCAQGYSNATHMLRNHLSRPPPPYPSFRPATSTPDLASHRHKCMGGSSPELVSRKVQLSVKTFQPDSSTVVRQSMVQEVSEPLTAAKRHSALGKRHSLEVISSMVRGMEAMALKTLNAPLPRRNTVREQVAPSPPQPAPEMAPSKAPEDIYQHKKTLSNATMLVHSSESEEEEEETPDLDVRIPGLNEDIGAQLQAALAKIPNKPPPEYPGPRRAVSNNTLRQRNHAAAEEAARARMTKAGHNQGGAGALARSEQQASLNSAGLGPSISEPDLTSVKERVRKEPVKERPVSEMFSNEDSIVEREIMQRTLEKQKMSVDSLKRPLMMAALNGLYMARMPVPESQQKDVAKCSTDERCKHLERTLEEERIFTEYEQIPKKRADCAATTATLPENAERNRFRDVVPYEENRLELVPTKENNTGYINASHIKWWPR